The following nucleotide sequence is from Aminobacterium mobile DSM 12262.
TGAAGGATATGGTAACCATAATCAGTTTTTATTGGACCACGGAGTTCTCCTGGTTTCATTGAAACGGCATCTTTAAAGGGGTCTGGGAGTTCCTTTTTAGACATCCATCCCATATCCCCTCCTTCTTTTGAAGTAGAAAAATCCAGACTCGTTTCAGCTGCGGCTTTTTCAAAAGGCCTGCCCGTTAATATCTGTAAGAGTATAAAACGAGCTTCCGAAGCAGTACCTACTAAAATCTGGCGAAAATGATACGCTTCTTCTGCAGTATAAAGATCAGGGTGGGTTTTATAAAAAGTCTTTAAGGCAGATTCGCTCAAATCCCAATGTTTTGAGGCATCAGAAACATAAGCTTCTGCTAAAATACTTAATCGAGCCCACTTTAAACGTGCCGCTACATCTGAATTATAATAAAGTCCTTTACGTTGGGCTCTATCTGCCAGGACAAGCATATCTGTAATCTGACGTAACAGCTCCCGCTGGTCTCTGTCGCTCATTTGTTGAATTACAAGAGCCGCTAAAGCTTCATCATCATTAGTATGTTGACGTACCAACGATAAAAGTTCATCAATGTTGATAGTCTCACTTTCTACTTTAACAATTGGGGTACCATTTCCTGCCCAAGCTTCCCCCATAAACATTATCAGAAACAAACATAGGAGTAGATTCGTTCCTATGATTTTTCGTCTCATGATTCACGCCTCCTTCAGCGCCTTATGTTCGTCGTGTGATTTCCATCTGGGGCAGATGGATAAGGAATTGGAACGTAGTGAACAGAAGGACGTCCCATCCCAGATTGTGGGTATAATTTCATAATATTGCAAATCTGAGAAGAAAGGTCTGTATTGACAGGCAACCCTAAAGATTGAGCTTCTTCCGCTGTGATAGGATAATCATGAGTCCAGCGCCCCTCAGTCAAAATTTTAGCCAGCTCCTCAGCTTTTTCTTTTTCCATCTTGTCATCTAACAAATGAACGACAAAAGATCGCGTCTGTTTCACCGCTTTACGACTTACATCCGCTAAGATAAGTGTAGAGTCATCTATTTCTGCTACTGGTTTTTCTTCTACGGCTTTCAAGATAGATGCTGCTGGATATTGCCCTATTTGTGGATCTACCGGTCCAAGTACCGCGTGCTTGTCCATTAATATTTCGTCTGCAGCCAAAGCTATCAGAGTTCCTCCGGACATAGCATAATGTGGTACTACTACTGTAACTTTCGCCGGATGCTTCTTTAGGGCATATGCTATTTGTTCTGCAGCAAGGAGAAGTCCGCCTGGTGTATGAATAATAAGGTCAATAGGAGTCCCTTCAGATGTAAGGCGGATAGCTCTCAAAACCTCTTCAGAATCCTCTATATTCAGGAAATTACGGGAAAACATCCCTAAAAATCCCATGCTTTCCTGGCGATGAATTAAAGTGATAATTCTCGTTTTCCGACGTTTCTCACAAGAGCGAAGTGCTGCTATCCTTCGCCATTGTAAAAGTTGTTGTTTTAACTGAGGATAAATAAAAAAGAACAGAAAAAATAAAAGCCAGAAATTGGAAGTATTCATAAGGCATCTCCTCCTTCCCCAATGGGAGAACGATGTCTTTTTATTGTACAAGGGACAACTCTACCTGTCAGCTTAAAAAATCATAAATATTTTATTTATGAGTGCATATTTTATAAAAAAAGCGGCAGCATTATACTGCCGCTTTTTTATGCTTCCTATTCGACATCTTTTTAAAAGTCGTCTCCCCTTTCTCCGCATCAATGGAGATACGACTTCCACGAGTCATTTTGCCCTCCAGAAGCAAATCTGCCAGTTTATCTTCTATTAATTGTTGGATAGTACGACGCAAAGGCCGGGCTCCAAATTTCGGATTATATCCTTTCTCAAGGATAAGAAGTTTTACTCCTTCGCTCACTAAAATATCTATACCCTGGAGAAGCAAGCGTGCCCTTACATCCTGCAACATAATATCGACAATAGAGAGCATCTCCTTTTTATTCAAAGGCCTGAACACGACCATCTCATCAATTCGGTTGATAAATTCCGGTCTGAACATCTTATTTGCTGAGTCCAAGATATCTCCTCGCGTCTTTTTCCAGTTGAAAAAGCCATCTGTTTCGCCAGTGATGGAAAAACCGAGAGACGTTCCTCTAGCTGCATCTTTAGCTCCAACATTACTTGTCATAATAATTACGGCATTGCGAAAATCTACGGTATGTCCTTGACCGTCAGAAAGCCGCCCATCTTCCAAGATTTGCAACAAAATATTAAAAACATCCTGGTGAGCCTTCTCTATTTCATCGAATAAAACGACAGAATAAGGGCGGCGGCGAATAGCTTCGGTGAGTTTACCTCCCTCTTCATACCCAACATAGCCGGGAGGAGCGCCTATCAATTTCGCTACCTCATGTCGTTCCATAAACTCACTCATATCGAGACGAATCATGGCTTCTTCGCTACCAAAAAGAAACTGGGCCAAACATCGTGCCAGCTCTGTTTTTCCTACCCCTGTAGGACCGAGGAACAAAAAACTCCCTATTGGTCGCTTCGGATCTTTCATACCACTCCTCGCCCGACGAATAGCACGGGCCACAGCACTAACAGCTTCTTCTTGCCCAATTAAACGGTGATGTATCTCTTCTTCCATACGAAGGAGCCGTTGTGACTCTTCTTCCGTGAGCTGTGTCACAGGGATACTTGTCCATTCACTTACTATGATGGCTATATCCGCATCTGTAACTAAAGGTTGCTCCTGATGACGTCTAGATTGCCATTCTCTCTTTTTCTGTTCTAATTCCTCAGAGAGTTGCCGCTCAGCATCTCGAAGATTTGCAGCTTTCTCGAATTCCTGTGACGTAACTGCCGCTTCTTTCTCTTTTCGAGCCTCTTCTAAACAACGTTCTACTTCTTTAATGTCTACTGGCGGTTCCATAATTTTTAAACGGGCACGAGCTGCCGCTTCATCTATAAGATCTATCGCTTTATCTGGAAGGAACCTTTCCGTAATATACCGAGCAGAAAGGCGAGCAGCTGCGACAAGGGCTTCGTCAGCAATTTTAACTCGGTGATGAGACTCATATCGATCACGAAGCCCTTCTAGAATCCGTATAGAGTCTTCTACTGTTGGTTCCTCTACCGAAACAGGCTGAAAACGCCGCTCCAGAGCCGCATCTTTTTCTATATGTTTTCGATATTCATCAAGAGTTGTAGCTCCAATAACCTGAAATTCACCCCGGGCCAGACTCGGCTTAAGTATATTCGCAGCATCTACGGCTCCCTCTGCTCCGCCAGCGCCAACAATAGAGTGGATTTCATCTATGAAGATAATTACATCTCCCGCTTCTCTCAACTCTTTAATGAGCTTTCGCATGCGCTCCTCGAATTCTCCTCGGTATTTCGTTCCAGCAACAAGATTACCAATATTAAGCTGAACAACCTTCTTCCCTCGAAGAATTTCGGCAATATCACCATCTTGTATCTTCTGTGCTAATCCTTCAACAATCGCAGTCTTGCCTACACCCGGGTCTCCTATAAGAACCGGATTATTTTTCGTCCTTCTAGCAAGAATCTGAATAACTCGCTGAATTTCTTTGTCCCTTCCAATTACAGGGTCCAGTTCTCCTTTTCTCCCTTTTTCTGTAAGATCAATACCAAGCTGATCGAGAGTTGGCGTCTTGGTCTGCCCGCCTCGTTGGTTATCACCAAGAACATCTGACTGCACCATTCCCTCAGCTTCGCTGTTAGAGATATAATGACTCATCTCTCTCTGTACCACAGTTAAATCTATTCCCATTGAAAAAAGAACTTGAGCTGCTACTCCTTCCCCTTCTGCCAACAAACCAAGCAAAACATGTTCTGTTCCTACATAGTTGACACCCATATTTCTGGCTTCCTTAATAGCAAGGTCAAGAACTCGTTTTGCCCGAGGGCTAAGAGGTAGATCTATAGGCTTT
It contains:
- a CDS encoding ATP-dependent Clp protease ATP-binding subunit; the protein is MWQFFTERGKKVVQLAHREALRLGHDVIGTEHILLGLLVEGEGVAAQILSSLGVNFQEVRRQIEEMVGKGQPILKPIDLPLSPRAKRVLDLAIKEARNMGVNYVGTEHVLLGLLAEGEGVAAQVLFSMGIDLTVVQREMSHYISNSEAEGMVQSDVLGDNQRGGQTKTPTLDQLGIDLTEKGRKGELDPVIGRDKEIQRVIQILARRTKNNPVLIGDPGVGKTAIVEGLAQKIQDGDIAEILRGKKVVQLNIGNLVAGTKYRGEFEERMRKLIKELREAGDVIIFIDEIHSIVGAGGAEGAVDAANILKPSLARGEFQVIGATTLDEYRKHIEKDAALERRFQPVSVEEPTVEDSIRILEGLRDRYESHHRVKIADEALVAAARLSARYITERFLPDKAIDLIDEAAARARLKIMEPPVDIKEVERCLEEARKEKEAAVTSQEFEKAANLRDAERQLSEELEQKKREWQSRRHQEQPLVTDADIAIIVSEWTSIPVTQLTEEESQRLLRMEEEIHHRLIGQEEAVSAVARAIRRARSGMKDPKRPIGSFLFLGPTGVGKTELARCLAQFLFGSEEAMIRLDMSEFMERHEVAKLIGAPPGYVGYEEGGKLTEAIRRRPYSVVLFDEIEKAHQDVFNILLQILEDGRLSDGQGHTVDFRNAVIIMTSNVGAKDAARGTSLGFSITGETDGFFNWKKTRGDILDSANKMFRPEFINRIDEMVVFRPLNKKEMLSIVDIMLQDVRARLLLQGIDILVSEGVKLLILEKGYNPKFGARPLRRTIQQLIEDKLADLLLEGKMTRGSRISIDAEKGETTFKKMSNRKHKKAAV
- a CDS encoding SDH family Clp fold serine proteinase encodes the protein MNTSNFWLLFFLFFFIYPQLKQQLLQWRRIAALRSCEKRRKTRIITLIHRQESMGFLGMFSRNFLNIEDSEEVLRAIRLTSEGTPIDLIIHTPGGLLLAAEQIAYALKKHPAKVTVVVPHYAMSGGTLIALAADEILMDKHAVLGPVDPQIGQYPAASILKAVEEKPVAEIDDSTLILADVSRKAVKQTRSFVVHLLDDKMEKEKAEELAKILTEGRWTHDYPITAEEAQSLGLPVNTDLSSQICNIMKLYPQSGMGRPSVHYVPIPYPSAPDGNHTTNIRR
- a CDS encoding peptidyl-prolyl cis-trans isomerase — protein: MRRKIIGTNLLLCLFLIMFMGEAWAGNGTPIVKVESETINIDELLSLVRQHTNDDEALAALVIQQMSDRDQRELLRQITDMLVLADRAQRKGLYYNSDVAARLKWARLSILAEAYVSDASKHWDLSESALKTFYKTHPDLYTAEEAYHFRQILVGTASEARFILLQILTGRPFEKAAAETSLDFSTSKEGGDMGWMSKKELPDPFKDAVSMKPGELRGPIKTDYGYHILQLIEKKGGKLAPYEEVAEKVQKDLEDVYLEKEIKELSKNTEIMNNVDELKRIRIP